The following proteins are co-located in the Dromiciops gliroides isolate mDroGli1 chromosome 2, mDroGli1.pri, whole genome shotgun sequence genome:
- the LOC122743152 gene encoding olfactory receptor 4N5-like: protein MDQENSTVTEFTLLGLTQSPEIQLLVFVLVFSFYIIVLPGNLLIIITIRSDPALTAPLYFFLGNLAFLDASYSFIVAPKMLVDFLYEKKTISYQGCITQLFFLHFLGAGEMFLLVVMAFDRYIAICQPLHYATLMNRQVCYVLLLALWVGGFAHSIVQVALIVRLPFCGPNQLDNFFCDVPQVIKLACTDTFVVELLMVSNSGLLTLLCFLGLLTSYAVILFRVRGSSSEGKSKALSTCTTHVIIVFLMFGPAIFIYTRPFRTFPADKVVALFHTVIFPLLNPVIYTLRNQEVKASMRKLVNRQVICGVE, encoded by the coding sequence ATGGATCAGGAGAACAGCACAGTGACTGAATTCACCCTTTTGGGTCTAACACAATCTCCAGAAATTCAACTTTTAGTTTTTGTATTAGTCTTCTCATTCTACATTATTGTTCTTCCTGGGAATCTtctcattatcatcaccatcagaTCAGATCCTGCTCTCACAGCACCTCTGTATTTCTTCCTGGGCAACCTGGCTTTCTTGGATGCTTCTTATTCTTTCATTGTAGCTCCCAAGATGTTGGTAGATTTCTTGTATGAGAAGAAGACCATCTCTTATCAAGGATGCATCACCCAACTCTTCTTCTTGCACTTTCTTGGAGCAGGTGAGATGTTCCTCCTTGTGGTGATGGCTTTTGACCGCTACATTGCAATCTGCCAACCCTTACACTATGCAACTCTCATGAACCGCCAAGTCTGCTATGTGCTGTTGTTAGCTCTGTGGGTTGGAGGTTTTGCTCACTCCATTGTGCAGGTGGCTCTTATTGTCCGCCTGCCTTTCTGTGGCCCAAACCAGCTGGACAATTTCTTTTGTGATGTCCCACAGGTCATCAAGCTGGCATGCACTGACACCTTTGTAGTAGAGCTCCTGATGGTGTCCAACAGTGGACTGCTCACCCTGTTATGCTTCCTAGGTTTGCTGACATCCTATGCAGTCATCCTTTTTCGGGTTAGGGGATCTTCTTCTGAGGGGAAGAGTAAAGCTTTGTCCACTTGTACCACCCATGTTATTATCGTGTTTCTAATGTTTGGACCTGCCATCTTTATTTACACCCGCCCTTTCAGGACCTTCCCAGCAGATAAAGTAGTTGCCCTCTTTCACACTGTCATCTTTCCATTGCTGAATCCTGTGATTTATACCCTGAGAAACCAGGAAGTAAAAGCCTCTATGAGGAAGTTAGTGAATAGGCAGGTCATTTGTGGAGTAGAATAA
- the LOC122743293 gene encoding olfactory receptor 4N5-like: MEQENNTVTEFILLGLTQSQEIQLLVFVLIFSFYMVILPGNLLIIITIRSDPALTAPLYFFLGNLAFLDASYSFIVAPKMLVDFLYEKKTISYQGCITQLFFLHFLGVGEMFLLVVMAFDRYIAICQPLRYAAIMRRQVCYVLLLALWVGGFAHSIVQVALIVCLPFCGPNQLDNFFCDVPQIIKLACTDTFVVELLMVSNSGLLTLLCFLGLLTSYAVILFRVRGSSSEGKSKALSTCTTHVIIVFLMFGPAIFIYTRPFKTFPADKIVALFHTVIFPLLNPVIYTLRNQEVKASMRKLVNRQVICRVE; this comes from the coding sequence ATGGAGCAAGAGAACAACACAGTGACTGAATTCATTCTCCTGGGTTTAACTCAATCTCAAGAGATACAGCTTTTGGTGTTTGTACTGATCTTCTCATTCTACATGGTCATCCTTCCTGGCAATCTtcttattatcatcaccatcagaTCAGATCCTGCTCTCACAGCACCTCTATATTTCTTCCTGGGAAACCTGGCTTTCTTGGATGCTTCTTATTCTTTTATTGTAGCCCCCAAGATGTTGGTAGATTTCTTGTATGAGAAGAAGACCATCTCTTATCAAGGGTGTATCACCCAACTCTTCTTCTTGCATTTCCTTGGAGTTGGTGAGATGTTCCTCCTTGTGGTGATGGCTTTTGACCGCTATATTGCAATCTGCCAACCCTTACGCTATGCAGCCATCATGCGCCGCCAGGTATGCTATGTGCTGTTGCTAGCTCTGTGGGTTGGTGGTTTTGCTCATTCTATTGTGCAGGTAGCTCTCATTGTCTGCCTGCCCTTCTGTGGCCCAAACCAGCTGGACAACTTCTTCTGTGATGTCCCACAGATCATCAAGCTGGCATGCACTGACACCTTTGTAGTAGAGCTCCTGATGGTGTCCAACAGTGGACTGCTCACCCTGTTATGCTTCCTAGGTTTGCTGACATCCTATGCAGTCATCCTTTTTCGGGTTAGGGGATCTTCTTCTGAGGGGAAGAGTAAAGCTTTGTCCACTTGTACCACCCATGTTATTATCGTGTTTCTAATGTTTGGACCTGCCATCTTTATTTATACCCGCCCTTTCAAGACCTTCCCAGCAGACAAAATAGTTGCCCTCTTTCACACTGTCATCTTTCCTTTGCTGAATCCTGTGATTTATACCCTGAGAAACCAGGAAGTAAAAGCCTCTATGAGGAAGTTAGTGAATAGGCAGGTCATTTGCAGAGTAGAATGA